The genomic interval tcaacacactactcacattttccattccaatcgctgtgcccgctgtataccgcaggtagattttaatcgataacgcagcctatgacactgtaatgccttcttctgattggttgatatttaaatatttcataacatgacgagaggtcagtgattgtattgttatttaagcagaagtttaactgaaacaaattatgccttttaacttcaattcgacgctatttgaggtagaaatggacttcttaactaaaactttatgagttggttatgttttttgcaattttaagcattttgatataatagcattgtattcatttttcgttatcgtttttacagaccggagtttcagcgttcagattaattctgaacgcgaattatttcagctaagaTGTCCCCGAGGCGTCGTAGAGTATCTCGTTGAAGTTGAAAATCATTCCTACTTTACTTccgttgaagctgcacacttgtattgatttaattaaactgtaaactatcataaaatCTTGATAAACTTAAATGAACtgatgcaggcttcctgaaaaggccggaccgccggtcttgtccggcaaaatctTTTACGGTCCGGCGGagttcaggggtttttctgcctattttggcaAAAGGAGTCTGACTgaaatgggaattttttatcggcaaaattggccattttgggattTTTTGCtgcgatgaaacggctcatttgggaaaaattgtgaagtaatcatgcttaaataattcagtggtttaacaaataaatttgtttttatttgttattttgtcttctttatgtaaacagatgcaatattgggcatgttccacatttattcaagtactgcagttttgtttgacagttacactctgagataagaactgaacagtcaaaaccttatagcagatatttttgaccataacaaacactggttagtcacacaagttataagacacttcattcttagaaaaaaaatataatattttatttatttttttgaaatgggattttattttttaatttcggtttggaatcgggtccgtttgctttgggagtgcctccgttttccggaagcgcagacagtgctgaaaaacccctggagTTTTtaatatcgccggtccttgtgacaggcaaaaaaaaagattaaataccaaaaagtctaatacttgcgaaaagaaaaaaaacaccctATTAGTATCACTCTTTCATGAATTTagagcctttttgtcattaagaacacaaAAGTGTCACTAGTTcttaagagtgctctccctttgttgttgtttttgaaaacgtcaattttatttGTCAGATATAtctaccgtaaaaacgcagtcataagtctacccggctcataagtcggggggtatactttggtaccaaaattagagattttgagtatgttagcttcataagtcgagtcagaaattttctgtttatgaatttcataaacggacgccattttaaatgtacatgaagttgcgGTAGTATTCTATACATTGCACATGACGACACGCCGTTTCTGTTTGTTAGGTCCACTCACAATTGTGTCCTTATTCGTACGCCAATCACGCACTAGTTTCTCACTTATACCAAACTCACGTTCAGCAGCACTGTTATTATCTAAATTCTCCACAAACTCTATCAcacgtattttaaatgcattgtcataagcctggcgtttgcgttttccaggcattttcaaagatttatcgtaagtccagttgtgtttttgtttatctaattaataaatggttgcactcaataattcacgctagtaattatccacaaactattttccccttttaatccgatgaaacaatattatcactgtaatccaatctttgtacttttaatctgactgtcaaaacaatttattagtgtctcggtaaaacgtgtttttataacaatgattgacatacccaagagaccgctaactccacctttttctctgaaacagtttcaaaggccgagctatacacgtgctcaagcataatgggacgattgcaagcaagttacaaacacgcgattggttaagcatatcgcttctctaaacaaaggaatccaattttgtcggcgagaaaggtgttctttatggcttcttgacaggaaatggctttcctttgatgacgtcaaactgtcgattCACACATATTGCGAATTTTTGCGAGACTTTAAAGGATGTCCTTGATTCGTGTTTAcatgaacagtaaaaaaacaacacctgcttacatgaagactttggattaatttattcaaataaaaacaagagtaattgcaaactgtgattatattaattggtaagtatcagtaaaatacgacgttttgttagtcgtaaatcaacaattttttttatacaacaacaacaactattgcaGCAGGGATCAATCTTcgtcgaatttcattatttttttcatggaatttaattatttttttcatggaccacctcataagtcgatactggttttttaatcaaattttggaggtaaaaaatctcgacttatgactgcgtttttacggtatccaattacaaaggttgtaacaaaaacttcacatgaaaaaaatgtcacttaaGTTCTCCCATCCTCATCGTCAGCTTCTGTGGTTATCGAATCTAACCAAGTATTGTCAAGTCTGTGCCTGAGAATGCAACCATTCAACAGCCTCATTTTACCATGCACATTGACATTGCAAAACTGTGTGACGAAGACTCTGATTGTGATTCCGATGATGGTCTTGACTTTGAGGATGGAGAAGGCAGCACCAATcgtgttatgttattttgttttgagtctgactAGAATTCAAAGCTGTAGTCCATCATACACTGAATCACTAGAACATGCAAGTGTTTTTGTTTAACTTTATGAAGTgtacttatacacaggctgcacattgcaataaataggagttaaactttatttaattcttcagttataaactcatGTTGTTCGGTCAGGTGAAGTTTTGACCGGACAGGCGAatttttccatcagcctgtccggttgacaggcactttttgggacttttcaggaagcctgctgAAGTTAACTCAACTGCTGCAttcagtttctaacaaaatcgataaaaTGAATGATTCAGCATTTATAGGCTATTGCTTTCTTGGTTCTAAATATGTgtgatcgactgatattttggcgcaacaatcacACACATCTTTTGACCCCTCTtagaaattttattttcaaattgtaattCTGTAATGATATTTATCCAAACAAGTTTTAAAGACGTCAACCGGTCAATGGTTCATGAAAATGGGtaagtttttgcaatggaaaacgCCGGGTGTTCTGAATCTGAAAATACATCGTAAACACGTATAATTGGGGACGTTTGTGTTAATAAAATTCTTAAAGACATAAGTGTCAATACAGGTCATATATTGGTTTTGCACATTGAAATCGCAACTATACTGGATTAtagggtaatggatagagttggaattTACGGCTTGGAAaacaggacttccaacttttaaaagctagtGGCAGTGCTGGATAGGCTAGTTACCGCCTTGTAACTGATGAAACCATCCACTGCTTTATGAGAATCTTATGTTGTCGGCAAATATGTTTCAATTGTTGGCCACTTTGAACGTTTAAGCAATCAATAAGTATAAATTTAAAGGAACTGGAATagatataacatttttatagtatgGCAAATACATGTACCTATGAGGAAATGCATTTGTCAATGATCACAATAAATGCTATTGCtgtaacagggttttttttggcccgattttatagccgaaattctgctatgttcccaatcccaaaaagtatacttttttcccaaaatgtggcaaaaaattcccaattttttttttttttttagaaagaagtcttatgcgtattttatctcaatttcaattcaatttcatctaacaaagtattataagattttgttcttttaatttgaatgattataaagagttatatcaaatttagtatttccctaatcagtggacttttcatgtggaaaaaaaggctaatgaatttattttcccaatttcatgaaaatgccgataaaattcccaattccaaagccatgggctatcttcccaaaaagtggaaacaAAAACCTGCGTAAATAAGTCCACTTTGCTAACAGCAAGTATTAATGTGTTGATATTTGTTGCGAAAAGTGGTATACAAAGTTGCATCGTTGAAGTTGCTGCATGCACTTTGTGCAGTATAACTAATTTATGCGAACATTAAATTGCAGTCATGTGTTTACAgtgattattatataaaaatggacTTGTTCGATTGAGAAAGTACagtttgtaataattatttattattatgtgtgTGTGCTGAAACTAATACTATATTGTAAATGTTACTGATATTTTCTTTCAAGGATGTTGATGCCCAAGAAGAACCGCGTGGCCATCTATGAATATTTGTTCAAGGAAGGTGTGCTTGTAGCCAAGAAGGACTTCTCAGCCCCAAAACACAGTGAAATTGATGTGCCCAACCTTCATGTGATCAAAGCCCTGACTGTATGTTGCTGTTTGGATGCATAATTtgaacatcctacaaaatatataattttaattgagtcctttttgtcgataaataattcccaaatttgccacttttctCGATTAataaatcccaatttgaccagactcctttttccAACATGGCTAAAAAAAACTGTAGAAGTTACTTTATTCTGTAGTTATGTGGCAAAATCTAATgcccaattgctgtaaaaaatCCAAAATGAAAGGTTTTCAGATAAAAAGGATTCTCTACAAACAACAAAATTTGTGAAAAAGCTATGTAACAGTAACAAGTTAATTGTGACTATCCtttaaaaacttttaaacaatacTTTGACTATAAAAATGACTTCCATCATTCAGTGATTTTATTTGCCCAATTGGAAAAGTACCGGTAACAATCTGATTAGGAAAACTTTGCGTGAAAACccctaaaattgggaaaattcgtgcTGTGAAGTCTTAATGTTGggaaatttgtgtattttatattttgctgcatgccaaatacttttaaaatgataacggtagtggcttttaattatttgctactaataatagagatttgttagagacaattattttcaagggaagtaatttatataattataaatctcagattatatatttccttaccaagaatttaagttcttttcacagttactgtacagattttttattttgattatttataactcaaatgattgatttgtcaaagtttttttttaatgataatacagcgattttccttgtccaattgggaaaagtacccgtaccggtccgattgggaaaaattgactcgtgaaaacctcaaaattgggaaaaatcgagtcgtgaaatcctgaaattgggaaaatcccgtcgtgaagtttgggtcttattgaatacatcatacagttcatacttaattgaacatacccatttaaataatcatttgcaggcatgccttaatgaccattaagttataaagtttatataaataacaaaatattataaagaacacaccaaatcaattactagttgttttaatctcttttaaagcaatgtctctctctttcatttttgtgaaaatttcaacaatctttgatgtttgatcatcactcagttgcttgcatccctccctgcacagcatcattattgctgtcaatgtgtcctgtgatagatggttccgattgtttttttggcataatatttgctattatgactcatttcaaactacgataaggttacaaaccgacgtaaaacagtacgctggctgcctggcaaaagaaccggaaacagtaacaactctattgattgaatgcgctgaataataaaacccgaaattaatcgagcgcgtggttacacacaactatacgattttctttgttcgctcgccgaaagttggtttttttacgaaactttctatcgttttgagaaaaaattcggacgctgattgggatttttccagatgccgattgggaatttgggaattttcgatcgattgggaaagtaccgttttgggaatttgggaattttcgttcgattgggaaagtaccgtttaccggtactttataaagaaggaggaaaatcgctgtaatataattatcatttctttcctgtactaatttgcttgtttccattggtctaGTTGTCATGAATGTTAATGATTtcctgcagtgtcgtaaaactttacagcatgtttttacAACTGCTATCGAAAATCTGTATcgttaatgtaaacatttatgcGTAGCAGACATGAggatgtaatttaaagaatggctttgttcaagtttggATTTTCATCCGACAAATCGGTTATTAAAGAAAAATCCGATGGTTAAACTGACAGGAAACTTAAATATGAAGAAAAAGGGAAACATCAATTTTATCCTtaatggaaaatcgagtcagttcccatggcttgaatttgacaataaaaagcaaaaaaatagttctattttattgttttactctatgcatcaaaataactttctggtgttcactgtttatttactgataaatcctgattaaacattaacatgacacaattgtgtttatttgctatgtcatttatggtctagtagacatcagattcgggctacatgtagtacattttaagaggagctgttccgatggtcttgctgtaaaaaaataatgtcaaacCCTGTTTACATAAGCGAGGCAATATATTGACTGGGATTAGGTTTTTCTATGGTTTTCAATAGAGTTTACCAGTCAGAATATTGTTGATCTCAATGTATgtggttatttgttgaaagaaagtgtcaagacaatgaaaatattattttaatgcattatttaaagacattttaatatgatgcaagtattaaacatgcttttacaaTGCTCATTCTTTCcaactgaatttcacaatttaacaagtttgcgactcgttttttcacaatttttacacgttaactcattttttcactattttcaaaAGTTCacaactcatttttcacaaagtgagggggccAGTGCCccttcacaaaatcaggaaaaaaagccctgatttaATGCAGTAACTTCATCTTTTCATCAATAAATTCTGTTAtgaatatacatattaacaatagCATTATTCATGTTAtgaatatacatattaacaatagCATTATTCATGAAAATGTAAATACTAGTACATTTGGTCAGTTTTTGATGACTCGTTGCCCTACCTgtaattttaggttttaaatgaactatatttttttcacattCTTACAAAATGAAGATATTTTCAGTCCCTGAAGTCTCGTGGCTTTGTCACTGAACAATTTGCCTGGAAACACTTCTACTGGTACCTGACCAATGAGGGGATCCAGTACCTGCGTGACTTCCTCCACCTGCCTGCGGAGATTGTGCCCGCTACCCTGAAGAGACAGACCCGTCCAGAGACTTCACGACCCCGGCCTAAGGAGTCCTACGGTATTGCAAAACAAATTCTAGTGTCCTGAACAGTTTTTCTTGTGAGCAAAATCTAAAGGGGGACAAACCAATTTTGTGGAATCCACTTGCCCAGATGTCCAAAAAGCATTAGAAATAATTCGAATGTATGAAGGTGTTTGGAAACCATCAGTTGTGATTATTTTACAGCAAatttttcaattgggaaagtgTCATTTTCAGGTAATTTAAACTTTATTAACAAggaaaaaatatgttgaaaaagcTTGTCCCGATTAATGTTTTCACTCAAAATCAGGACCTTTTCTGACTTATCTACGGGTCTGTTAAATGGTCCCTATGTAAAAGTGATatggtaaaaataataattttcatcaatctaattttgttttagaaagaagtgtctaatttATGATGATTATATCTCaaacttattatgccccccttcgaaaaagagggggtatattgctttgctcatgtcggtcggtccatccaccaggtggttgtcagatgataactcaagaacgcttgggcctaggatcatgaaacttcataggtacattgatcatgactggcagatgacccctattgattttgaggtcactaggtcaaaggtttcaggtgaaggtcacagttactggaaataggcattttaatgatttagcatggttcaaagaagggaaacaactactgtttatgcatgttctttttgttacagcatttgcctcccttgtaatttatttaaattttaccaaatgtaaggctaactgcatttttgtaatgcattgtatcaataaacatcgggcaaaaatgaaattaaggttgcactaccaccaccaccacgttgttcacagtgacaaaaaacgtattcacacaatggctgctactacaacttatagcccatatagggggacatgcatgttttacaaacagcccttgttaaaattaACTTTTAACAAAGTACATACTATAAttgtatatgattttgttcttcttCTTTGAATTATTATAATGAGTTTTAGcttttcccaaatcagttgagATTTTGCGCAAaaaaacatctgatgaacacatctctcttgttaatttaaagtttgaaagcacaCAAATGATGAGAGTGATTATCCAGTTCTGCTTATGAGTTGATGTGATTAAAATCTCTCACAGCGCTCTGAAGTGTGCGTTCTTGAATATACTAATTGGAAGAACTAGAAAATTCAATTCAAAACAGAATTGGCCATTAAGAAAACCAGCTTTTTCAATTTTGGGCCAATGTGTCTCGATCTCAATTATAACACAAATTCTCGATCTCAATTATAACACAAACTTAGTGCAGCAGTACTACCCACTTTTAAAATTAGTTATCAAATACCAGGCAATATTTTCCTCAGTTTTGGGGACCAAATGTGACCACATTCTCCTTTGATAAAACATCCCGCTCTGAGAATGAGAGGTGTTTATTATTGTATTAAGAAAATCTTTTTAAATTAAGAGTGTATCATTTCTCAATGGCTCTGCCCCAAATCTACTAGGACTGAAATATGCCCAGACATTGATTTCATTATTTGTCTagatttcaattaaatatattatgtttgttttaattattactgGTATTCTTTGTTCATAACATGTTGCCTCATTTATTGCGCCTTCTGTAAATTAATTTGACAATACAACAGCATGCTTTGTATATACAGCACACACATGATGAGAGTGATTATCCAGTTCTGCTTATGAGTTGATGTGATTAAAACCTCTCACAGCGCTCTGAAGTGTGCATTCTtcatagtgctgcaacaatacgccaaaaaccgtattgcaatatattgtcagttcaaaaacccgtattgcaatatatcgcaatatattgctaacttgttcCAAAATTATagcttgccaattacccgataatcccataaattcaaattttaacgcaaattctggtaaatatttactataaagtataaatgtgctcaagaataataagaaacacaaacattcgcaaattttcttaagtatcaaatacatttttgcaatcgttgctatttaaagatgtgatgaaataacgtcctaaccggggcgtttttcccactgaacacgcgtaattcagctgacgtgatgttcccgtttttatacaacacaaaatacacccatactttccatgcgacgttctacatgtctgtataattttcgcgcgctttttattgagacaaaggataaagcattttttattgtcgcgttagcattcaaatttggaagcgtgtttccgaaattcggattacaaataatgctcaaatcagaatcgaacgaaacatttacagctgtgcgcaattaattcaacgataatctgttcaaaagcatcgaatgaatgctcccatgtaacaacgctactccgtataatacactttttagaatgctatttttacgtaaaaaataatttacactgctttgttttgtttacctttttattattattttggatggcttttctggacgaaatgtgaatgaatttttgtaaaattttcgtaccggtatgatgaaaatcatatcgcaatacaatatgcggattgggtattgcgatatataccgatataccggtatattgttgcagccctaattCTTCAACATATTAATTGGAAGATCTATAAAATTCAATTCACAACAGAATTGgccattaaaaaaaacagaactttattttATGCAAAGGGGTCTTGATCTCAATTATAAACACAAACTTAACTAAATGCAGTAGTACGTCTCACTTTTAAAATAAGTAATCAAATACCAGACAATATTTCCTCAATTTTGGGGGCCAAATGTGATCACATCCCCCTTTGATAAAACATTCTGCGCTGAGAGTACTTTATAATTGTATAAAGATAATCGTTTTAAATTAAGTCTAAAAGAGTATATCCATTCTAAATGGCCTTGCCCATATTACCTATGACTGAAAATGCCCAGAAATACATTAGGTTATTTGTCTAGATTTCAATTGAATATattatgttttgtattaattataaCTGGTAGTCTTTGTGCGGAGCATGTTGCCCAATTTAGTGTGCCTTCTTTAAACTTACTTGACAATACAACAACATGCTTTGTATATACAGCACACACATGGTGAGATTGATTATCCAGTTCTGCTTATGAGTTGATGTGATTAAAACCTCTCACAGCGCTCTGAAGTGTGTGTTCTTCAATATATTAATTGGAAGATCTATAAAATTCAATTTATAACAGAATTGGCCATTAAGGAAACCAGGACTTGATTTTAGGCAAAGGTGTCTCGATCTCAATTATCAGGGGgggtttttttagagaaaggggaagacgctggacgctgggtgaaaggggaaaaaaagagtgcgaaagagacatattaggggaaataataaaaactgttcatttcaatgtctataactcatcaaaagaggcttgtctctgtcctttttgttcttaaacacatttaacacgtattaaagtcaaagtccttaataaagttgcaggtgtagatctaataatgggaaatgttttcaactatatttctgtactggggccgggggacgttgtcaattttgtgatttcaatttcatgatgaatgggttgacgatcttgatctgctacagtattggaagggaaaggagcggcagctgccgattgtctactttcactttcacaattttcgatgttgattacctcagaatcctgctgggttagaACGGTTTTCAAtgattctttctttaaaaaaatgcctcgatgcattcagtatcttccgagtccgaatgttttattttgtttgtgtaagaacgccaattgtgagacattttttctgttttcacgtttatatcttggcttgcacatagcccggatgaaaattagactggtttccggtaattaattgacgaaacacccttctcgcgcaagaccggtatccagtaaaatagtcacatgattattacgattagttgcccagtttacatgagctatatttagaataactgggattcccagattttttgtgttcgtctggatagagagagagagagcgagatcgttgtacctggtgcaaattggataattgcgGAATGCCCAAAggtaaaataaacatttctttgagagaaaatattataatttggtgaaaaatgatatttttggtggggaaattgtattttgaggggaaaaattctggtaggggaagacgccgaatatcggcgtcactttcttagtaaaaaaaaaccctgattatAAACACAAACTTAACAAAATGCAGTAGTACTTCTCACTTTTAAAATAAGTTACCAAATACCAGGCAATATTTCCTGTTTTGGGGGCCAAATGTGATCACATTCCCCTTTGATAAAACATTCCACTCTGAGAGtactttatatataatttattaagaaaatcaTTTTAAACTACGTCTAAAAGAGTATATCCATTCTTAATGGTCCTGCCCATATCAGTTAGGACTGAAAATGCCCAGAAATCAATTAGTTTGTCTAGATTTCAATTGAATATATGttgtttgatattaattagtactGGTATTCTTTGTGCAGAGCATGTTGCCCAATTTATTGTGCCTTCTTTAAACTTACTTGACAATACAACAGCATGCTTTGTATATACAGCACACACATGATGAGAGTGATTATCCAGTTCTGCTTATGAGTTGATGTGATTAAAACCTCTCACAGCGCTCTGAAGTGTGCGTTCTTCAACATATTAATACATGCAGCAATTCTACTCACGGGTAAAATACCAGGCAATATTTTTCTCTGGTTTTGGAGCTGAATGAGACCACATTCCCCTTTGATAAAAAATTCTGCTCTTAAAGAaggtgtttattattgtttaagtaaaaatcTTAAAATTACCCATTTACCGCTTTAAACACACTTCGACGCATTTGTTGTCTCTTGGAAagataaattttattaaagacctttcttactagattcaaattgtaaaggctacatttccaacccattgatactgatgagcagcaaaccgcacaaaaccttaacagactgcgagttacaactcgcaggctgttctggttttatgctgtttgcacatagctttttcactttgcttttaagtgggaaag from Dreissena polymorpha isolate Duluth1 chromosome 1, UMN_Dpol_1.0, whole genome shotgun sequence carries:
- the LOC127871149 gene encoding 40S ribosomal protein S10-like, whose product is MLMPKKNRVAIYEYLFKEGVLVAKKDFSAPKHSEIDVPNLHVIKALTSLKSRGFVTEQFAWKHFYWYLTNEGIQYLRDFLHLPAEIVPATLKRQTRPETSRPRPKESYGEGGQRGPAQDRQEYRRAAGAPAGGDKKAEAGAGGGEFSFRGGAGREGGRGGGPGGRGGGGFGRGRGGGFGAPPPAVGAGQ